In Nostoc sp. CENA543, a single genomic region encodes these proteins:
- a CDS encoding DUF4383 domain-containing protein: protein MENSETARMVERYCALSIGILFLLLGLAGFTPAVVSLPGTSASFIPLDESPNTYAAGFGYIFGLFPTNFLHNLVRCAVGLLGIASYTSASSARLFNRTFAIAYVVLAIMGLLPFTKTFFGLMPLFGNNVWLNALSAIAAVYYGLVMPSKVMGTNVSQNL, encoded by the coding sequence ATGGAAAACAGCGAAACTGCAAGAATGGTAGAGCGTTACTGTGCTTTGTCTATCGGTATTCTCTTTTTATTATTGGGTTTAGCAGGATTTACACCTGCTGTGGTCTCTTTACCAGGAACAAGTGCATCTTTTATTCCCTTAGATGAGTCCCCTAATACCTACGCTGCTGGTTTTGGTTATATATTTGGCTTATTTCCCACCAATTTCTTACATAATTTAGTGCGGTGTGCTGTGGGACTATTAGGCATTGCTTCTTATACCAGTGCTAGCAGTGCGCGTTTATTTAATCGTACCTTTGCAATTGCTTATGTTGTATTAGCAATTATGGGTTTGTTGCCTTTCACTAAGACATTTTTTGGTTTAATGCCACTCTTTGGTAATAATGTTTGGCTCAATGCTTTATCTGCGATCGCTGCTGTTTACTATGGCCTTGTCATGCCTTCTAAAGTAATGGGTACTAATGTATCACAAAATCTTTAA